The Xyrauchen texanus isolate HMW12.3.18 chromosome 28, RBS_HiC_50CHRs, whole genome shotgun sequence genome has a segment encoding these proteins:
- the hook1 gene encoding protein Hook homolog 1: MDLNKTVLCESLIIWLQTFNTAASCKTVEDLTSGVAMSQALHQIDPSWFSESWLARIKEDVGDNVRLKINNLKKILQMIVDYYNEVLTQQISEFPLPDLMRVVEHSDQVELGRLLQLVLGCAVKCDRKQEYIQIIMTLEESVQHVVMTAIQELMFKDNVSLLGTEPLGDSEQQLKKALEDLIEVMAEKDELAQRCQELDIQVTMLQEERNGLLAENDLLTDRANQLDTFDDPSTPSGRKHSQLQLQLEQLQEENFRLEAAKDDYRIHCEELEKQLVELLHRNDDLTSLAEESRSLKDELDILRSSSDRAVKLEASVETYRKKLEDLSDLRRQVKVLEEKNMTYMQNTVSLEEELRKANAARSQLETYKRQVQELHGKLSEESRRADNLVFEMKKFQEKYDSVLKEKERISTERDTLREINEELRCTQAQQDQLLQAGKYQTESPTHVNLAAEMLPIEYREKFIRLQHENKMLHLLQEESENERMTELQEQLEEARRGRSELDTENRLNRERISELQQQVEDLQKTLQTQGIKPEDSHLKRKLDAHMVQLNEAQDEIMKKKELLADLQPDATQTSVKLDELMAVLKKKDEDMRGMEDRYKMYLEKARDVIRALDPKLNPASAEIQSLKSQLSEKDKRIIALERECDQAKLREYEEKLIVTAWYNKSMNFQKMAIESRLTGRSNSLVPPGQSFLAQQRQVTNVRHAMSINVPTSSSK; this comes from the exons ATGGATTTAAATAAAACGGTGCTGTGTGAGAGCCTGATTATTTGG CTGCAGACTTTTAACACCGCAGCCTCTTGTAAGACAGTGGAGGATCTGACCTCAGGGGTAGCCATGTCTCAGGCTCTGCATCAGAT AGATCCTTCATGGTTCAGTGAGAGCTGGCTGGCACGCATTAAAGAGGATGTTGGGGATAACGTTAGACTCAAG ATTAACAACCTAAAAAAGATCCTTCAGATGAttgttgattattataatgag GTATTGACCCAGCAGATCTCAGAATTCCCACTGCCTGACCTGATGCGCGTTGTAGAGCACTCTGACCAAGTAGAGCTCGGGCGCCTTCTACAGCTCGTCCTGGGGTGTGCTGTCAAATGTGACAGGAAACAAG AGTATATCCAGATCATCATGACCTTAGAGGAATCTGTACAGCATGTAGTAATGACTGCCATCCAGGAG CTTATGTTCAAGGATAACGTTTCTCTGTTAGGAACAGAACCTTTAGGAGACAGTGAACAACAG TTAAAGAAAGCCTTAGAGGATTTAATTGAGGTGATGGCAGAGAAAGATGAGTTGGCACAACGCTGTCAGGAGCTCGACATTCAG GTAacaatgctgcaggaggaaaggAATGGCCTACTGGCAGAAAATGACCTCTTGACCGATCGAGCCAATCAGCTTGACACATTTGATGACCCCAGTACTCCATCAGGGAGGAAGCACAGCCAGCTGCAGCTGCAATTAGAGCAGCTTCAGGAAGAAAACTTCAG ACTGGAGGCAGCTAAAGATGATTATCGCATCCATTGTGAAGAGCTGGAGAAACAACTAGTGGAGCTACTGCATAGGAATGATGACCTGACCAGCCTGGCTGAGGAGTCACGATCGCTTAAAGATGAATTAGACATATTAAG gagtTCCTCTGACCGGGCAGTAAAGCTAGAGGCTTCTGTTGAGACATACAGGAAGAAGTtagaagatctgagtgacctcaGACGGCAGGTGAAAGTTCTGGAGGAGAAGAACATGACCTACATGCAGAATACAGTCAGTCTTGAAGAGGAGCTACGCAAGGCCAATGCTGCAAGATCTCAGTTAGAGACATACAAGAGACAG GTGCAGGAGCTTCATGGAAAATTGTCTGAGGAGTCTCGCAGGGCTGATAACCTGGTGTTTGAGATGAAGAAGTTTCAGGAGAAGTATGACTCTGTACTGAAAGAGAAAGAG AGGATCAGCACTGAGCGAGACACACTCAGAGAGATCAATGAGGAGCTGCGATGTACACAAGCTCAACAGGACCAGCTATTACAAGCTG GAAAATATCAAACAGAAAGTCCAACCCATGTTAACCTAGCAGCTGAGATGTTGCCCATTGAGTACAG GGAGAAGTTCATCCGTCTGCAGCATGAGAATAAAATGTTGCACCTGCTACAGGAGGAGTCAGAGAATGAGCGCATGACTGAGCTGCAGGAGCAGCTGGAGGAGGCTCGCCGTGGACGCAGTGAGCTGGACACTGAGAACAG GTTAAACAGAGAGAGAATCAGTGAGCTCCAGCAGCAGGTAGAGGATCTGCAAAAGACATTACAGACACAAGGAATCAAACCTGAAGAT TCTCATTTGAAAAGAAAGCTGGATGCTCATAT GGTGCAACTGAATGAGGCACAAGATGAAATAATGAAGAAGAAAGAGCTGTTGGCAGACCTTCAGCCAGATGCTACTCAAACCA GTGTGAAGCTGGATGAGCTGATGGCAGTGTTGAAGAAGAAAGATGAGGACATGAGGGGGATGGAGGATCGATACAAGATGTACCTGGAGAAAGCTCGAGAT GTTATTCGAGCTCTGGATCCCAAGCTGAACCCAGCCTCAGCTGAAATTCAGTCCCTGAAAAGTCAGCTCTCTGAGAAAGACAAGAGGATCATTGCTCTGGAG CGGGAGTGTGATCAGGCCAAACTGAGGGAATATGAGGAGAAGTTAATTGTTACAGCTTGGTATAATAAG AGTATGAACTTCCAGAAGATGGCAATCGAGTCACGTCTCACTGGGCGGTCCAACTCTCTAGTGCCACCTGGCCAGTCTTTTCTGGCTCAGCAACGTCAGGTGACCAACGTCCGTCACGCAATGTCCATCAATGTGCCTACCTCTTCTTCCAAGTAA
- the si:dkey-183n20.15 gene encoding RING-HC_RNF170 domain-containing protein: MATSLSFHNRSSIWSHGQPHNPDIDNREDLHKPWLTAGNRDLHCPVCLQIASYPIVTNCGHLFCAPCLISYWKHGSWLDTINCPLCRQKVNKMCHLFSENTAECKEREVLRHVRDYNKRFSGAPRQVKDYLCDAPLFLLLLVRWLGNMGSLVWLFLLRVAVCGFGAALSLASPLETLPGPLSRMLGIIDDFVVVFLLLICIININQQMGPQRTRTHSVTQGVLTDIL; encoded by the exons ATGGCCACTAGTCTCAGCTTTCACAATAG GTCCTCTATATGGAGTCATGGTCAGCCACACAATCCTGACATTGACAACAGAGAG GATTTGCACAAGCCGTGGTTAACAGCAGGCAACAGAGACCTCCACTGCCCTGTGTGTTTACAAATAGCCAGCTATCCTATAGTGACTAACTGTGGGCACCTTTTCTGTG CACCATGTCTGATATCATACTGGAAACATGGCTCCTGGTTAGATACCATCAACTGTCCTTTATGCAGACAGAAG GTGAATAAGATGTGTCATCTCTTCAGTGAGAACACAGCTGAATGTAAGGAGAGAGAAGTGTTAAGACATGTCAGAGACTATAACAAGCGCTTCTCTGGAGCACCAAGACAG GTTAAAGATTACCTGTGTGATGCTCCACTCTTCCTGCTGTTGTTGGTGCGATGGTTGGGGAACATGGGCAGCCTGGTGTGGCTGTTTCTCTTGAGGGTTGCTGTCTGTGGCTTTGGGGCAGCCTTGTCTCTGGCATCCCCACTGGAGACACTTCCTGGACCGTTGAGCAGAATGTTGGGCATAATTGATGATTTTGTTGTGGTCTTCCTTCTTCTTATTTGCATTATTAACATTAACCAGCAGATGGGGCCACAGAGGACAAGAACACATTCAGTCACCCAGGGTGTGCTGACCGACATATTGTAG